Proteins encoded within one genomic window of Oncorhynchus keta strain PuntledgeMale-10-30-2019 chromosome 12, Oket_V2, whole genome shotgun sequence:
- the LOC127906464 gene encoding uncharacterized protein LOC127906464 has product MATYTGQCPQSLPWGIGIYIYFFVVKREERGSPTGPLTPLPTRTLYFHIVLSSMVQWPGLCYYGECVTRAVQLCYYGGCVTRAVQLCYYGGCVTRAVQLCYYGGYVTRAVQLCYYGGCVTRAVQLCYYGGCVTRAVQLCYYGGCVTRAVQLCYYGGCVTRAVQLCYYGGCVTRAVQLCYYGGCVTRAVQLCYYGGCVTRSVQLCYYGGCVTRAVQLCYYGGCVTRAVQLCYYGGCVTRAVQLCYYGGCVTRAVQLCYYGGYVTRAVQLCYYGGCVTRAVQLCYYGECVTRAVQLCYYGGCVTRAVQLCYYGECVTRAVQLCLAQ; this is encoded by the exons atggcaacctacacagggcaatgtccccaatcactgccctggggcattggtatatatatatatttttttgttgttaaacGAGAGGAAAGAGGGTCTCCTACTGGCCCTCTAACACCACTTCCAACTCGGACACTTTattttcacattgtcctttcAAGCATGGTTCAATGGCCAGGGCTCTGCTACTATGGTGAATGTGTAACCAGGGCAGTACAGCTCTGTTactatggtggatgtgtaaccagggCAGTACAGCTCTGTTactatggtggatgtgtaaccagggCAGTACAGCTCTGTTACTATGGTGGATATGTAACCAGGGCAGTACAGCTCTGTTactatggtggatgtgtaaccagggCAGTACAGCTCTGTTactatggtggatgtgtaaccagggCAGTACAGCTCTGTTactatggtggatgtgtaaccagggCAGTACAGCTCTGTTactatggtggatgtgtaaccagggCAGTACAGCTCTGTTactatggtggatgtgtaaccagggCAGTACAGCTCTGTTactatggtggatgtgtaaccag ggCAGTACAGCTCTGTTactatggtggatgtgtaaccaggTCAGTACAGCTCTGTTactatggtggatgtgtaaccagggCAGTACAGCTCTGTTactatggtggatgtgtaaccagggCAGTACAGCTCTGTTactatggtggatgtgtaaccagggCAGTACAGCTCTGTTactatggtggatgtgtaaccag GGCAGTACAGCTCTGTTACTATGGTGGATATGTAACCAGGGCAGTACAGCTCTGTTactatggtggatgtgtaaccagggCAGTACAGCTCTGTTACTATGGTGAATGTGTAACCAGGGCAGTACAGCTCTGTTactatggtggatgtgtaaccagggCAGTACAGCTCTGTTACTATGGTGAATGTGTAACCAGGGCAGTACAGCTCTGTTTGGCTCAGTAA